Proteins co-encoded in one Yamadazyma tenuis chromosome 1, complete sequence genomic window:
- a CDS encoding uncharacterized protein (EggNog:ENOG503PVDM), which yields MSTELSTTQQHAIDAVRARNDTLVSLSELGTQLRNPDFRNSPQVLELIPTLADIFVDDCHSEPLTLEALRVLINLTADSDRNRCQIITHAHLWRRVLGMVGTERVSILLAQFVRNTECISKFSQFFYKLGIHEPLVKSLFTGGEVDVASVEFLAGVLVPEVLTPEFVPVAERYLPVFVDLYRPHDDLDHEDTAELYESLSTLLYHLTQFDDMDTTVLPQLYPLFEQYTESSSVSRQLFSTVGNLSSMHRFGTIADVHTALQWLPRGNLYRQAAAYLVVGNYVQSQAQCDEVNALVGDTFIRDYFSTAFSDVVQYQSLHAIKNLVTSATSKQVLDHPSFMGFSKVLIDNQSYYQEIFLTYLACVKKLVRLTFNDVSTSIYEYERLWSLVDSDEIYLCICPFMDRSECDLNQRLLTKVFCAEMPVEATRVLDRLKAQAVVLKNNVEMVTRRLGADSNFKNEVLVRLQKLGEMVSGSDESHPQHQVVANNARYVAGAMMAVGDAEVVAAARQMLV from the coding sequence ATGTCCACGGAATTGAGTACGACCCAGCAACACGCCATCGACGCCGTACGGGCCCGCAATGACACCCTCGTGCTGCTACTGGAACTAGGTACCCAATTACGCAACCCCGACTTCCGGAACTCCCCCCAAGTATTAGAACTAATCCCCACTTTAGCAGACATCTTCGTCGATGACTGCCACTCTGAACCACTAACCCTAGAAGCCCTACGCGTgctcatcaacttgacggCCGATAGCGACCGCAACCGGTGCCAGATTATTACACACGCCCACCTCTGGCGCCGTGTTCTCGGTATGGTTGGCACAGAAAGAGTATCGATTCTTCTCGCCCAGTTTGTCAGGAACACCGAGTGCATTTCTAAGTTTTCCCAATTTTTCTACAAGCTAGGGATCCATGAGCCGTTGGTCAAGAGTCTCTTTACTGGTGGTGAGGTGGACGTGGCGCTGGTGGAGTTTTTGGCCGGGGTGTTGGTGCCTGAAGTGTTAACTCCTGAGTTTGTGCCAGTAGCCGAGCGCTATTTGCCagtgtttgtggacttgTACCGACCCCACGACGACCTCGACCACGAAGACACCGCCGAGTTGTACGAGAGTCTCCTGACTCTTTTGTACCATCTCACCCAGTTTGACGACATGGATACAACAGTTTTGCCCCAGTTATACCCGCTTTTCGAGCAGTACACTGAGAGTTCGAGTGTCAGCAGGCAACTTTTTTCCACCGTGGGCAACCTCCTGTCGATGCACAGGTTTGGCACCATCGCCGACGTACACACGGCGTTGCAATGGCTCCCCCGGGGTAATCTCTACCGCCAGGCGGCCGCatacttggtggtgggaaaTTACGTCCAAAGCCAGGCCCAGTGCGATGAGGTCAACGCCCTAGTGGGCGACACATTTATTAGAGACTACTTCTCCACCGCGTTCTCCGACGTGGTGCAGTACCAGTCGCTCCACGCCATCAAGAACCTTGTCACGAGTGCCACCAGTAAACAGGTGCTTGACCACCCCAGTTTCATGGGGTTCTCTAAAGTGCTTATCGACAACCAGAGCTACTACCAGGAAATCTTCCTCACGTACTTGGCGTGTGTGAAAAAACTCGTGCGATTGACGTTTAACGATGTATCCACATCCATCTACGAGTACGAGCGGTTGTGGAGTTTGGTGGATTCAGACGAAATCTATTTGTGCATTTGCCCATTCATGGACAGAAGTGAATGCGATCTCAACCAGCGACTTTTGACGAAGGTGTTTTGTGCAGAAATGCCGGTGGAGGCCACCAGAGTACTTGACCGACTCAAGGCTCAGGCGGTGGTATTAAAGAACAACGTGGAGATGGTTACAAGGCGATTGGGTGCTGATtcaaacttcaaaaatgagGTTTTGGTgcggttgcaaaagcttGGGGAAATGGTGTCGGGGTCTGATGAGAGCCACCCGCAACACCAAGTGGTTGCCAACAACGCGCGATATGTGGCGGGGGCGATGATGGCGGTGGGCGACGCGGAGGTGGTGGCGGCCGCGCGCCAGATGTTGGTCTGA
- the AAT22 gene encoding Aspartate aminotransferase/Glutamic oxaloacetic transaminase AAT2/GOT1 (COG:E; EggNog:ENOG503NUCS): MTSGSFYDNVPLAETDPIVVVLQKYAKDPSPKKVDLSIGVYKPEDGDIKYVFPSVKKAKTEIYNHDEGHPYHSMAGYPQFVEGAQKVVFGDDRPREGRTTSIQTISGTGAIHLGIEFVKRLGLKDFYVGVPTWGNYQGMIESEDCNVEFFNHYDKASGTADVDAVLSTIDTMPDHSVLLLQACCHNPTGADYTQDQWKQICAKLKNRHIFTFFDIAYQGFASGNKDTDAWAIRYFYDQGLEFLAAESFSKNMGLYGERLGCLHVVSKNPKNISSVHSSLVSIFRSQCSFGPLFGARIASYLFTDFKEEWDQDVLTISDRLSGLRNQILNKFKALQTPGNWEPVVRQNGLFWFSGLSKEQIEDLTESYHIYIPLNGRFNVAGFNDSNLDYIIESIDKVVRKTQTEASL; the protein is encoded by the coding sequence ATGACTTCCGGATCCTTCTACGACAACGTGCCCCTCGCCGAAACCGACCCCATCGTTGTGGTCTTGCAAAAGTACGCTAAGGACCCTAGTCCTAAGAAAGTAGACTTGTCCATCGGAGTCTACAAACCAGAAGATGGTGATATCAAGTACGTTTTTCCATCGGTGAAAAAGGCCAAAACTGAAATCTACAACCACGATGAGGGCCATCCTTATCACTCGATGGCTGGGTACCCCCAGTTTGTGGAAGGTGCTCAAAAAGTagtttttggtgatgatagACCCCGGGAAGGCCGTACCACATCGATTCAAACAATCTCGGGAACTGGTGCTATCCACTTGGGAATTGAGTTTGTCAAGCGTTTGGGCTTGAAGGATTTCTACGTCGGAGTCCCCACCTGGGGAAACTACCAGGGTATGATCGAATCGGAAGACTGTAAcgttgaatttttcaatcacTACGATAAGGCATCTGGAACCGCTGATGTGGACGCAGTTTTAAGTACCATCGATACTATGCCTGACCACTCGGTGTTATTGTTGCAGGCGTGCTGCCACAACCCTACGGGAGCCGATTACACACAAGATCAGTGGAAACAGATATgtgccaagttgaaaaatagGCACATTTTCACCTTCTTTGATATTGCATACCAAGGGTTTGCGTCTGGAAACAAAGACACAGATGCATGGGCCATCCGCTACTTTTATGACCAGGGCCTTGAGTTCTTGGCGGCTGAGTCGTTCTCCAAGAACATGGGATTATACGGAGAAAGACTAGGTTGTCTTCACGTGGTGAGTAAGAACCCCAAAAATATTAGCAGCGTACACAGCTCCTTGGTTTCGATCTTCCGGTCTCAGTGTTCGTTTGGTCCATTGTTTGGGGCTCGAATTGCCTCCTATTTGTTCACGGATTTCAAGGAAGAGTGGGATCAGGATGTGTTGACCATCAGTGACAGATTGAGCGGATTGAGAAACcagatcttgaacaagttcaaggcGTTGCAGACTCCTGGGAACTGGGAGCCTGTTGTTCGTCAAAATGGGTTGTTTTGGTTCAGTGGGTTGCTGAAGGAGCAGATCGAAGACTTGACAGAGTCCTACCATATTTATATTCCGCTTAATGGGAGATTTAATGTTGCTGGATTTAATGACTCTAACTTGGACTACATTATCGAAAGCATCGATAAAGTGGTGAGAAAGACCCAAACCGAAGCTAGTTTGTAA
- a CDS encoding uncharacterized protein (COG:S; EggNog:ENOG503P9EE) has protein sequence MSSPRNPQFDYEYSNLELDPYDLKESLDLNLAEFHNYYDEFHQHFASASASGADPSAPPPLPPSSLTDNMSLARAHHHNVSISSVGEMAGRLPTSDSMESIPPLTASGSHHSLSMVASFQLHARAESAHDLSGSASMAAPGPSSALNPPHPQLHQVANTPGKLTRNKSLSVGSYNLSTPLRSNTSPSSASTSSTNAYKVSKTPYRHSRSLSRNRVDRTSLTGLNPFYTPNSFVSPKYTDLSFDNDDLQTPMQSENAHHALMAAANLPNFNLQFTSPSFNPKVSPTLRRQNTLDSIKIEDQDDDAFKQLKRAKSSTSIRTVGQTFYQAQSTSFSHDLNHQALPPTSAQAAASLATPSDSKNISLLQSQFNPLKSYPASINLSSIAADNRPNPPGLLPPLTSIASSAPASVSGPSASSPHHSASMSAPASAGLTPLSLSMHHPHQHSASMVQPPHQLSPASLQQAKEINPSFVPDLPIKITDKASSLSDPKKKHACPLCYARFHRPEHVKRHMKSHSSEKPFECDQPNCNKRFNRKDNLKAHLKKIHSII, from the coding sequence ATGAGTTCACCTCGTAATCCACAGTTCGACTACGAGTattccaacttggagttggaccCATACGATTTAAAAGAGCTGCTTGATCTAAACCTTGCTGAGTTCCACAATTACTACGACGAGTTCCACCAACATTTTGCCAGTGCTAGCGCCAGTGGCGCCGACCCGCTGGCGCCGCCGCCGTTGCCGCCGCTGTCATTGACCGACAACATGTCGTTGGCCCGAgcccaccaccacaacGTGTCGATATCGTCGGTGGGTGAGATGGCCGGGCGGTTACCAACGTCCGACTCTATGGAGTCAATTCCGCCCTTGACCGCGTCCGGCTCCCACCACCTGTTGTCGATGGTGGCATCGTTCCAGCTCCACGCCAGGGCCGAGCTGGCTCACGATTTACTGGGCCTGGCCCTGATGGCGGCACCTGGCCCACTGTCCGCGCTAAATCCTCCCCATCCTCAGCTCCATCAGGTCGCCAATACGCCAGGAAAACTCACCCGTAACAAGTCACTTTCAGTCGGCTCCTACAACTTGTCGACGCCGTTACGCTCCAACACGTCGCCGTCTTCGGCCTCCACCTCCTCCACAAACGCATATAAAGTCCTGAAAACTCCCTACCGTCACTCTAGGTCGCTCTCGCGCAATCGGGTCGACCGCACGCTGCTCACCGGACTAAACCCGTTCTACACTCCCAACTCGTTTGTGAGTCCGAAATACACTGATCTTTCGTTTGACAATGATGACCTTCAAACCCCCATGCAATCTGAAAATGCTCATCACGCTCTTATGGCTGCTGCCAACTTACCTAACTTTAATCTCCAGTTCACCAGCCCGCTGTTTAACCCCAAGGTGCTGCCGACTTTAAGGCGACAAAATACTTTGGACTCCATCAAAATTGAGGATCAGGATGACGATGCGTTTAAACAGCTCAAACGGGCTAAGTCATCCACCAGCATTCGTACCGTGGGACAGACGTTTTACCAGGCCCAGAGCACCAGCTTCTCCCACGACTTGAACCACCAGGCCCTACCTCCCACGTCGGCCCAGGCAGCCGCCCTGCTCGCCACCCCGTCCGATCTGAAAAATATCCTGTTGCTCCAGTCGCAGTTCAATCCGCTTAAATCGTACCCAGCTTCTATCAACTTGTCTTCAATTGCTGCAGACAATAGACCCAACCCCCCGGGCTTGCTCCCGCCGCTAACGTCGATTGCCTCGTCGGCCCCTGCCTCCGTATCCGGCCCATCGGCGTCCTCACCCCATCACTCTGCATCGATGTCTGCACCTGCTTCAGCTGGACTTACACCTCTCTCCTTATCCATGCATCATCCTCATCAGCACCTGGCGTCCATGGTCCAGCCTCCTCATCAGTTGCTGCCTGCTAGCTTGCAGCAAGCCAAGGAGATCAATCCGTCGTTTGTACCCGATTTGCCcatcaaaatcaccgaCAAGGCCTCGAGTCTTAGTGATCCTAAGAAGAAACACGCATGCCCATTGTGTTACGCCCGTTTCCATCGTCCCGAGCATGTCAAGAGACACATGAAGTCACACTCGCTGGAGAAGCCATTTGAATGTGATCAGCCCAATTGTAACAAGAGGTTTAATCGTAAAGACAATCTAAAAGCccatttgaagaagatccatTCGATCATCTGA
- the MDH1_1 gene encoding Malate dehydrogenase, cytoplasmic (EggNog:ENOG503NWAG; COG:C): protein MFTKIATRSFSSSPSAAYKVTVLGAGGGIGQPLSLLLKLNHKVTDLALYDLRGAPGVGADVSHIPTPSTVKGYNPENIGEALTGADVVVIPAGVPRKPGMTRDDLFNTNASIVRDLAKACADHCPDAAVCVIANPVNSTVPIVAEVFKSKGVYNPKKLFGVTTLDVLRASRFVSEVAGTNPVNEKVTVVGGHSGITIVPLLSQTNHKNLDTDKRDALIHRIQFGGDEVVQAKDGAGSATLSMAQAGARFAGSVLNGLAGEKDVIEPSFVDSPLFKDEGIDFFSSKVTLGVEGVKTIHGLGELSDHEEELVKLAKETLIKNIQKGVEFVKQNP from the coding sequence ATGTTCACCAAGATTGCCACGAGATCCTTCTCTTCATCCCCATCCGCCGCCTACAAGGTCACCGTTTTaggtgctggtggtgggaTTGGACAACCATTGTCACTTTTATTAAAGTTAAACCACAAGGTTACCGATTTGGCCCTTTATGATTTAAGAGGAGCTCCAGGTGTTGGAGCTGATGTGTCTCACATCCCAACCCCATCCACCGTCAAGGGTTACAACCCTGAAAACATTGGTGAAGCCTTGACTGGCGCCGATGTGGTGGTGATCCCAGCCGGTGTTCCTAGAAAACCAGGTATGACCAGAGAcgacttgttcaacaccaatgCCTCCATTGTCAGagacttggccaaggccTGTGCCGACCACTGTCCTGACGCAGCTGTGTGTGTGATTGCCAACCCTGTCAACTCGACGGTGCCAATTGTGGCTGAggttttcaagtccaagggTGTCTAcaaccccaagaagttgtttggTGTCACTACTTTGGATGTGTTGAGAGCCAGTAGATTTGTGTCTGAAGTTGCCGGCACCAATCCTGTCAACGAAAAGGTGACTGTGGTGGGAGGACACAGTGGAATCACTATTGTGCCATTGTTGTCTCAaaccaaccacaaaaacttggacacTGACAAGAGAGACGCTTTGATCCACAGAATCCAATTCGGTGGGGATGAGGTTGTTCAAGCCAAGGATGGTGCTGGTTCGGCCACCTTGTCAATGGCCCAGGCTGGTGCCAGATTTGCTGGTTCCGTGTTGAACGGATTGGCTGGTGAAAAGGATGTGATTGAACCATCTTTTGTCGATTCCCCATTGTTCAAGGACGAAGGTATTGACTTTTTCTCTTCCAAGGTGACTTTGggagttgaaggtgttAAGACCATTCATGGATTGGGAGAATTGAGTGACCacgaagaagaattggttaagttggccaaggagactttgatcaagaacatccAAAAGGGTGTTGAATTTGTTAAGCAAAACCCATAG
- the TFC1 gene encoding tau 95 subunit of transcription factor TFIIIC (BUSCO:EOG09263GSR; EggNog:ENOG503NXDR; COG:K) — MSKKVAQEFSLDLPHVMAVELPLVVNNTDKAVDMLGGKDKIAKVVNSTSKSIDEIPEETLELRLRKDRFHHPIQSITSTRERVLLKVSVPKDKLPADYEKLSLRDILDANGRQYTAKPVGIISKTHSFKTMTDFQATTKNNALVQEINENLINVQSYDQLINFFDPARFMNNQDYRNPAAYDNTDHQLPPPPVFSTIKFPFDYQYEKNPISITVKDPESGDLKVISKKSTVKLHTLMLDFNTDEIPNQAPDELVKSMQELQQMQLVPNTYNYDLLRCIEYLHELLDVKPIWLRKHLEDVVPYEFKRVLKQALPYVTYIFKNGPWRFCNVKYAVNPKTDTKFWMYQSEYFRVFSLRVKNQTLSSSEKILPRTIAMNNNRRLKISSSLVFDGTKVPTTVTFQVGDIIDKDVLKLLERANEKGSLVREVLDFQDGWINKPVIDTIRRLLRYKLNQLVKNEFIDEQRIDKILASGTGEKLDDKDDDDDDMFQDATEDVETHADETEKGDQQSSDEDGELEQDTVVGDEEEDAMDVDQPTQTEDQILRSLSKVDSVAAKKLANITELIKQEAFM, encoded by the coding sequence ATGAGTAAGAAAGTCGCCCAGGAGTTTTCCCTAGACCTCCCCCACGTCATGGCGGTCGAGCTTCCCCTTGTCGTCAACAACACCGACAAGGCAGTCGACATGCTCGGCGGAAAAGACAAAATTGCCAAGGTCGTCAACTCCACCAGCAAATCGATCGATGAGATTCCTGAAGAAACCTTAGAACTAAGACTCCGAAAAGATCGGTTCCACCACCCCATCCAGAGTATCACCAGTACACGAGAGCGGGTGCTCTTGAAGGTCTCGGTCCCCAAAGACAAATTGCCGGCCGACTACGAAAAGTTGAGTTTGAGAGATATTCTTGACGCCAATGGCCGTCAGTACACCGCCAAACCGGTGGGGATCATCAGCAAGACCCATTCCTTCAAGACCATGACGGACTTCCAagccaccaccaagaacaacGCCTTGGTCCAGGAAATCAACgagaatttgatcaacgTCCAGAGTTATGAccaattgatcaacttctttgatcCTGCCCGGTTCATGAATAACCAGGACTATCGCAACCCTGCTGCCTACGACAATACCGACCACCAGCTCCCACCTCCACCGGTCTTTAGCACTATCAAGTTCCCATTTGACTACCAGTACGAGAAAAACCCCATCAGCATCACCGTCAAAGACCCTGAAAGtggagacttgaaggtCATCAGCAAGAAGAGTACCGTCAAGCTCCATACCCTCATGCTCGACTTTAACACCGACGAGATCCCCAACCAGGCGCCTGACGAGCTCGTCAAAAGCATGCAAGAGCTCCAGCAGATGCAGTTGGTGCCCAACACTTATAACTACGACTTGCTCCGATGTATCGAGTACCTTCACGAGcttcttgatgtcaagCCCATCTGGTTGAGAAAACACTTGGAGGACGTGGTGCCGTACGAGTTCAAGCGGGTGTTGAAACAGGCATTGCCGTATGTGACATATATCTTTAAGAATGGGCCCTGGCGATTCTGTAACGTCAAGTATGCTGTCAATCCTAAGACAGACACCAAGTTCTGGATGTACCAGAGCGAGTATTTCCGGGTGTTTAGCTTGCGGGTCAAGAACCAAACCCTCAGCTCGTCGGAAAAGATCCTTCCCAGGACCATTGCCATGAACAACAATCGCCGCCTCAAGATCTCCAGCAGTTTGGTGTTTGATGGTACCAAAGTTCCCACCACCGTCACGTTCCAGGTGGGAGACATCATCGACAAAGATGTGTTGAAGCTCCTTGAGCGGGCCAACGAAAAGGGACTGCTTGTTCGAGAAGTATTGGATTTTCAGGACGGGTGGATCAATAAACCCGTCATTGACACCATACGAAGACTTTTACGGTATAAGCTTAACCAATTGGTGAAGAACGAGTTCATAGACGAACAGAGAATTGACAAGATCCTTGCCAGTGGTACAGGTGAGAAGCTCGATGACAaagacgacgacgacgacgatATGTTTCAAGATGCCACTGAAGATGTTGAGACTCACGCAGATGAGACTGAGAAAGGGGACCAGCAATCGTCAGACGAGGATGGggagcttgaacaagacACGGTTGTCggagacgaagaagaagatgctaTGGATGTTGACCAGCCTACGCAAACAGAAGATCAGATTCTTCGGTCCCTTCTGAAGGTTGATTCggtggctgcgaaaaagCTCGCCAATATCACcgagttgatcaagcaAGAAGCGTTTATGTAG
- a CDS encoding uncharacterized protein (EggNog:ENOG503P54E; COG:S) — protein MTKATETLLALSAVGAVYFALLAKVIPSPQLFHQEILPYLPLWAVVSLGSYSLAVLGYRVFSFKDKPEKYKELLVQIDEAREFYKSKGIDLDE, from the coding sequence ATGACAAAAGCTACAGAGACGTTATTGGCGTTGTCTGCGGTGGGTGCCGTGTACTTTGCATTGTTGGCCAAGGTAATTCCCAGCCCCCAGCTTTTCCACCAGGAAATCTTGCCTTATTTACCCCTCTGGGCCGTTGTTTCATTGGGATCCTACTCGTTGGCAGTATTGGGGTACCGGGTattttccttcaaggaCAAGCCCGAGAAGTATaaggagttgttggtgcAGATAGACGAGGCCAGGGAGTTCTACAAGAGCAAGGGAATTGACTTGGACGAGTAA
- a CDS encoding uncharacterized protein (COG:S; EggNog:ENOG503P1ZN), protein MLRRFMSTKYKFYDLVVATPTRPQQPIEASLMKAKDLRKLRAATKVTFEGKYTLDESPQERIEKIFGGRIRGDTRTSSSRLTRGQPRNIAGVMVPDKPPEPDNCCMSGCINCVWEMYRDDVKEWNEKRFEAAAKINEQGGDFIWPHDFHPPVQHLGESHIPEEFKEQKKDGSAEGRDDDTWSNVPVAIRVFAEAEKKIKARKKQREAGDEGR, encoded by the coding sequence ATGCTTAGGCGGTTCATGTCCACGAAGTACAAGTTCTatgacttggtggtggccacGCCGACCCGGCCCCAACAACCAATAGAAGCATCTCTCATGAAAGCCAAAGACTTGCGCAAACTCAGAGCAGCAACAAAAGTCACGTTTGAAGGAAAATATACTCTCGACGAACTGCCACAAGAACGTATCGAGAAGATCTTTGGGGGGAGAATCAGAGGTGATACGCGGACCAGCTCGAGCCGGCTCACGAGAGGTCAACCACGAAATATAGCAGGTGTGATGGTACCTGACAAGCCACCCGAACCTGATAATTGTTGTATGAGTGGGTGTATTAACTGTGTCTGGGAAATGTACAGAGATGATGTCAAGGAGTGGAATGAGAAGAGGTTCGAAGCAGCTGCTAAAATCAACGAACAGGGTGGAGATTTCATATGGCCTCATGATTTCCATCCTCCTGTGCAGCATTTAGGCGAAAGTCATATACCTGAAGAGTTCAAGGAGCAAAAGAAGGATGGGTCAGCCGAGGGAAGAGATGATGATACTTGGAGCAATGTGCCTGTGGCGATCCGGGTGTTTGCGGAGGCagaaaagaagatcaagGCCCGGAAGAAGCAGCGGGAAGCTGGAGATGAGggaagatga
- the PHO89 gene encoding Na+/Pi symporter (EggNog:ENOG503NUM9; COG:P), which produces MAVLQQFNYIFAIAMIFGFLDAFNIGANDVANSWASSVSSRSLKYWQAMVLAAICELLGAVLVGSRVSDTIKNKIIDVSLFEDDPAVLLLTMTCALVGSSLWLTFATLIGLPVSTTHSIVGGIIGAGIAAKSASSVVWGWDGVAQIIASWFIAPLLSGILSSVVFLISKYGVLEIKDFKRSLKNALLLGPILTLITFSILTMLIVWKGSPSLNLDDLSQGATVGSILGVGGVAMVIYTLFLYPFYRRKLVYEDWTLRFYDVWKGPMLYFQSTNNIPPIPEGHNLVIDYYAGRRHETETSVQDAETHIEPDKSTSDKIDGSVTFESVNSNNKWADLFKDGCPEGMRTKQFWGVLAKSPAQWPYLLWQILIHGWNRDVINSQVNDKDMLSGDLKKMHSKSKYYDNRIEHMYSFLQALTAGTMSFAHGANDIANATGPLSAVYIAWTTNTIGSKADTPLWILGYAGVALVIGCWTLGYKIMKNLGNKMILQSPSRGFAIELGAAVTTVMATQLAIPVSTTQSAVGSIVFVGLCNKDVRSVNWRMVIWCYFGWFFTLPVAGLIAGLLNAIILHAPREGGDYQLS; this is translated from the coding sequence ATGGCCGTTTTACAGCAGTTTAACTATATCTTCGCCATTGCGATGATCTTTGGGTTCTTGGATGCCTTCAACATCGGAGCCAATGATGTGGCGAACTCATGGGCCTCATCTGTATCATCACGGTCCTTGAAATACTGGCAAGCCATGGTTTTGGCAGCCATATGCGAGTTACTTGGTGCGGTTCTCGTGGGTTCAAGGGTGTCCGacaccatcaagaacaagatcaTAGATGTATCCTTATTTGAAGACGATCCAGCcgtattgttgttgaccaTGACCTGTGCGTTGGTGGGCTCTTCCCTCTGGTTGACGTTTGCTACACTCATAGGGTTACCAGTTTCCACCACACACTCTATTGTAGGAGGAATCATTGGTGCTGgaattgctgcaaaatccGCAAGCAGTGTCGTATGGGGCTGGGACGGAGTGGCTCAGATTATTGCCTCATGGTTCATTGCTCCATTATTATCGGGGATCTTATCGTCAGtggtcttcttgatctcaaAGTATGGAGTATTGGAAATTAAGGACTTTAAGCGTTCCTTGAAAAATGCATTATTGCTCGGACCGATTTTGACGTTAATTACCTTTTCCATCTTAACTATGTTAATTGTATGGAAAGGGTCTCCAAGCTTGAACTTAGATGACCTATCCCAGGGAGCTACCGTGGGATCCATTCTCGGAGTTGGTGGCGTTGCCATGGTCATTTACACCTTGTTCTTATATCCTTTCTACAGAAGAAAATTGGTGTACGAAGACTGGACTTTAAGGTTCTACGACGTGTGGAAAGGACCCATGCTCTATTTCCagtccaccaacaacatCCCCCCAATACCAGAAGGACacaacttggtgattgACTACTACGCCGGGCGCAGACACGAAACCGAAACCTCTGTCCAAGATGCAGAAACCCACATTGAACCCGATAAGTCTACCAGTGATAAAATCGATGGTAGTGTCACCTTTGAAAGCGtcaacagcaacaacaaatgGGCCGacctcttcaaagatggGTGTCCAGAAGGGATGCGTACCAAACAATTCTGGGGCGTATTGGCCAAGAGTCCAGCTCAATGGCCGTACCTTTTGTGGCAGATTTTAATCCACGGCTGGAACAGAGATGTGATTAATTCTCAGGTCAACGACAAAGACATGTTATCAGgggacttgaagaagatgcaCCTGAAGTCCAAGTATTATGACAACAGAATCGAGCATATGTATTCGTTCTTGCAAGCTTTGACAGCTGGTACGATGTCTTTTGCTCATGGAGCCAATGATATAGCCAATGCCACAGGGCCGCTTTCGGCCGTGTACATCGCGTGgaccacaaacacaatcGGATCCAAGGCCGATACGCCTTTGTGGATCTTGGGATATGCCGGGGTAGCTTTGGTTATTGGGTGCTGGACCTTGGGCTATAAAATCATGAAAAACTTGGGAAATAAAATGATTTTGCAGTCACCTTCTAGAGGGTTTGCCATCGAATTGGGGGCTGCTGTGACCACGGTGATGGCCACACAGTTGGCCATTCCAGTTTCTACCACCCAGTCGGCCGTGGGGTCGATTGTATTTGTTGGTTTGTGCAACAAGGACGTGAGATCTGTCAACTGGAGAATGGTTATTTGGTGTTATTTTGGTTGGTTTTTCACGTTACCGGTGGCAGGATTAATTGCCGGACTTTTGAATGCCATAATCTTGCACGCTCCACGTGAGGGTGGAGATTATCAGTTGAGTTAG